The Amphiprion ocellaris isolate individual 3 ecotype Okinawa chromosome 6, ASM2253959v1, whole genome shotgun sequence genome contains a region encoding:
- the hic2 gene encoding hypermethylated in cancer 2 protein, protein MELPNHAKQLLLQLNQQRAKGFLCDVIIVVENALFRAHKNILAASSIYFKSLVLHDNLINLDTEMVNPSVFRQVLDFIYTGKLLSSSDQSSEQNFSALLTAASYLQLHDLAALCRKKLKRSGGKPLPGKPSTPGPLSRLRLNNQRLSSSTPAGPNNHYPPTPSDTDQTQPDEGLRDKLSDDEMFVGSSGRNGNGGNGSSNGNLSSGGSAGEPDLGLDLSKKSPPSAGTATDALSPHSNSQESPQSASVSTTNSASLDDSSTTLPGGDTCASETMELNSSSKTTEETQNQPDGPPPQKKSRHGARKNEWPKKEASGLKSEDHDRPLVNGVIVGPKDGRSCGIGGGSGSSFASDQSFQCKDEEEGGENGQDHSEESGQSDGESAGGGGGTGGGHHSANYVYRQEGFEPAFGDNLYVCIPCGKGFPSSEQLNAHVETHTEDELYIKEEGGTFVKEEDEEEAEDLSAPVGPSSFGSETRPFKCTVCSKSYKDPATLRQHEKSHWLTRPFPCNICGKMFTQRGTMTRHMRSHLGLKPFACEECGMRFTRQYRLTEHMRVHSGEKPYECQLCGGKFTQQRNLISHLRMHTSPS, encoded by the coding sequence ATGGAACTGCCAAATCATGCCAAACAACTGCTGCTGCAACTCAACCAGCAGAGAGCCAAGGGCTTCCTGTGTGATGTTATCATCGTGGTGGAGAATGCGCTCTTCCGTGCCCACAAGAACATCCTGGCGGCAAGCAGCATCTACTTCAAATCTTTGGTCCTCCACGATAACCTCATTAACCTCGACACAGAGATGGTTAACCCCTCTGTATTCAGACAAGTTCTGGACTTCATCTACACTGGCAAGCTCCTGTCCTCATCAGACCAGAGCAGTGAGCAGAACTTCAGTGCCCTCTTAACCGCAGCCAGCTACCTCCAGCTCCATGACCTCGCTGCTCTGTGCAGAAAGAAGCTCAAGCGCAGTGGTGGGAAACCCCTGCCAGGTAAACCCTCCACTCCAGGTCCCCTTAGCCGCTTACGCCTCAACAACCAGCGCCTTTCCTCTTCTACCCCTGCTGGCCCCAACAACCACTATCCTCCAACCCCTTCCGATACTGACCAAACACAGCCAGATGAAGGCCTTCGGGACAAGCTCTCAGATGATGAGATGTTTGTTGGCAGCTCTGGGAGAAACGGGAATGGGGGCAACGGCAGCAGTAACGGTAACCTCAGTAGTGGAGGAAGTGCTGGGGAGCCAGACCTTGGACTAGACCTGTCCAAGAAGAGTCCTCCTTCTGCGGGCACAGCCACTGATGCCCTCAGCCCGCACAGCAACTCCCAAGAATCCCCTCAATCTGCCTCAGTATCCACAACCAACAGTGCCTCACTGGACGACTCTTCTACTACCCTACCAGGTGGTGACACCTGCGCCTCAGAGACCATGGAGCTCAATTCCTCCTCTAAAACTACAGAGGAAACTCAAAACCAGCCTGATGGGCCTCCACCGCAGAAAAAATCCCGGCACGGTGCTCGCAAGAATGAATGGCCTAAGAAGGAGGCTTCAGGGTTGAAGTCTGAAGATCACGACAGGCCCCTGGTCAATGGTGTGATTGTGGGTCCTAAAGATGGCCGCTCCTGTGGGATTGGAGGGGGCAGTGGTAGCAGCTTTGCATCTGACCAGTCTTTCCAGTGTAAagatgaggaagaaggaggagagaacGGCCAGGACCACAGCGAGGAAAGTGGTCAAAGTGATGGGGAGAgtgcaggaggtggaggaggaacaggaggggGACACCACAGCGCCAACTATGTGTACCGGCAGGAAGGTTTTGAGCCAGCATTCGGAGACAACCTCTATGTGTGCATTCCCTGTGGTAAAGGCTTCCCCAGTTCAGAGCAGCTCAACGCTCACGTGGAGACACACACTGAGGATGAGCTCTACAtcaaagaggagggagggacTTTTGTgaaagaggaagatgaggaggaggctgaggaCCTCTCTGCCCCTGTAGGTCCCTCCAGCTTTGGCTCTGAAACGCGTCCGTTCAAGTGTACAGTCTGCAGTAAGAGCTACAAAGACCCAGCGACGCTGAGACAACATGAAAAGAGCCACTGGCTGACGAGGCCCTTCCCCTGCAACATCTGTGGCAAAATGTTCACCCAGAGGGGAACCATGACACGTCACATGCGCAGCCACCTAGGCCTCAAGCCATTTGCATGTGAAGAGTGTGGCATGCGCTTCACACGCCAGTACCGTCTGACAGAGCACATGCGTGTCCACTCTGGAGAGAAGCCGTACGAATGCCAGCTATGTGGAGGGAAGTTTACCCAGCAGCGCAACCTCATCAGTCACCTGAGAATGCACACCTCACCCTCTTAG